One genomic segment of Paenibacillus xylanexedens includes these proteins:
- a CDS encoding NUDIX domain-containing protein, whose product MIRTVSLCVIRRGEELLLEEFFDEDVGITYYRPIGGTVEYGESSKITVIREVKEEIDADISEPFLIGIIGNIFK is encoded by the coding sequence ATGATTAGAACAGTTTCACTTTGTGTTATCCGAAGAGGGGAAGAACTACTGTTAGAAGAGTTTTTTGATGAGGATGTAGGCATAACTTATTATCGACCTATAGGGGGAACCGTTGAATATGGAGAAAGTAGTAAAATCACCGTAATTCGTGAAGTCAAAGAAGAAATTGATGCAGATATTTCAGAACCTTTCTTAATTGGTATTATTGGAAATATATTCAAATAA